Proteins from a single region of Streptococcus oralis:
- a CDS encoding class A sortase, with amino-acid sequence MSHRRTKNKKSKKNKRRNLFINILAGFLILLSLALIFNSKIRDLFLVWNTNKYQVNQVTKENIDENLKTEGNFDFDSVKSISSEAVLASQWDAQKLPVIGGIAIPEVEINLPIFKGLDNVNLFYGAGTMKPDQKMGEGNYSLASHHIFTAENASQMLFSPLVNAKAGMKIYLTDKDKVYTYEITEVKRVTPDRVDEIEDRDGVKEITLVTCVDYNATERIIVKGIFKESKAYSETSEDILKAFNQPYRQRY; translated from the coding sequence ATGTCTCATAGAAGAACGAAAAATAAAAAGAGTAAGAAAAATAAGCGCAGAAATCTATTTATCAATATTTTAGCAGGTTTCTTAATTCTTTTATCTCTAGCTTTAATTTTTAATTCAAAGATTCGTGATCTCTTTTTGGTATGGAATACCAATAAATACCAAGTCAATCAAGTCACTAAGGAAAATATAGACGAAAATCTAAAAACCGAAGGAAATTTTGATTTTGACTCTGTTAAGTCTATTTCATCTGAAGCTGTGTTGGCTTCACAATGGGATGCTCAGAAACTTCCCGTTATTGGAGGTATTGCTATTCCCGAAGTGGAGATTAACCTCCCTATTTTCAAAGGGTTGGATAATGTAAACTTGTTCTACGGAGCAGGGACCATGAAACCAGACCAAAAAATGGGAGAAGGCAACTATTCTCTTGCCAGTCACCATATCTTTACTGCTGAAAATGCCAGTCAAATGCTCTTCTCACCTTTGGTCAATGCCAAAGCAGGTATGAAAATTTACCTGACGGATAAGGATAAAGTTTATACTTATGAGATTACAGAAGTTAAACGTGTTACACCAGACCGTGTAGATGAAATCGAAGATCGTGATGGCGTAAAGGAGATTACTTTGGTTACCTGTGTTGATTATAATGCGACCGAGCGTATAATCGTCAAAGGAATCTTTAAAGAATCAAAAGCTTATTCTGAGACTTCTGAGGATATTTTGAAGGCCTTTAATCAACCGTATAGACAACGATATTAA
- a CDS encoding formate/nitrite transporter family protein — protein MVSSEFISKIEFACKKKESLYSQSKFKYAIRSMFAGAFLTFSTAAGAVGADLINKIAPGSGRFLFPFVFAWGLAYIVFLNAELVTSNMMFLTAGSFLKKISWRKTAEILLYCTLFNLIGALIAGWGFAHSAAYANLTHDSFISGVVEMKLGRSNELVLLEGILANIFVNIAILSFVLVKDGGAKLWLVLSAIYMFVFLTNEHIAANFASFAIVKFSVAADSIANFDIPNILRHWGVTFVGNFIGGGLLMGLPYAFLNKNEDTYVD, from the coding sequence ATGGTCTCTTCAGAATTTATTTCAAAGATTGAATTTGCTTGCAAGAAGAAAGAAAGTCTTTATAGCCAAAGCAAGTTTAAGTATGCGATTCGTTCCATGTTTGCAGGTGCTTTTCTGACATTTAGTACGGCTGCAGGTGCAGTTGGTGCTGACTTGATAAATAAAATCGCACCAGGCAGTGGTCGCTTCCTCTTCCCATTCGTTTTTGCTTGGGGATTGGCCTACATTGTTTTCTTGAATGCTGAGCTGGTAACTTCAAATATGATGTTTTTGACAGCTGGTAGTTTCTTGAAAAAAATTTCATGGAGAAAAACAGCTGAGATTTTACTTTACTGTACCTTGTTCAACCTTATCGGAGCTTTGATAGCAGGTTGGGGCTTTGCCCACTCAGCAGCCTATGCAAATCTAACACATGATAGCTTCATTTCAGGGGTTGTAGAGATGAAGTTAGGCCGTTCCAATGAGCTAGTCTTGCTTGAAGGTATTTTAGCCAATATCTTTGTAAACATTGCTATTCTTTCATTTGTTTTGGTGAAAGACGGTGGGGCTAAACTTTGGCTTGTTTTATCAGCAATTTACATGTTTGTATTCTTAACAAACGAACACATTGCTGCGAACTTTGCTTCTTTTGCGATTGTTAAGTTCAGTGTTGCAGCAGATTCAATTGCTAATTTTGACATACCTAATATTCTTCGTCACTGGGGTGTAACCTTTGTCGGAAACTTTATCGGAGGAGGCCTCTTGATGGGCTTGCCTTACGCATTCCTTAATAAAAACGAAGATACTTATGTCGATTAA
- a CDS encoding O-acetylhomoserine aminocarboxypropyltransferase/cysteine synthase family protein, with product MTRDFKFETLQLHAGQVVDPATKSRAVPIYQTTSFVFDDTQEGADLFALRKPGNIYTRITNPTTAAFEERIAALEGGVGALATASGMAAVTYTILALAHAGDHVVAASTIYGGTFNLLKETLPRYGITTTFVDVDNLEEVEAAINDNTKLVLIETLGNPLINIPDLEKLAEIAHKHQIPLVSDNTFATPYLINVFSHGVDIAIHSATKFIGGHGTTIGGVIVDSGRFDWAASGKFPQFVEEDPSYHNLSYTRDVGAAAFIIAVRVQLLRDTGAALSPFNAFLLLQGLETLSLRVERHVQNAEKIVDFLVNHPKVEKVNYPKLADSPYHALAEKYLPKGVGSIFTFHVKGGEAEARKVIDNLEIFSDLANVADAKSLVVHPATTTHGQLSEKDLEAAGVTPNQIRLSIGLENVEDLIEDLRLALEKI from the coding sequence ATGACTCGTGATTTTAAATTTGAAACCCTACAATTACATGCTGGGCAAGTAGTTGATCCAGCAACTAAGTCTCGTGCAGTACCGATTTATCAAACAACATCCTTCGTTTTTGATGACACGCAGGAAGGTGCAGATCTGTTTGCCTTGAGAAAACCAGGGAACATTTATACTCGTATTACCAATCCTACAACAGCGGCATTTGAAGAAAGAATCGCTGCTCTTGAAGGTGGTGTTGGAGCACTAGCGACAGCATCAGGTATGGCTGCTGTAACCTACACTATTTTGGCGCTTGCTCACGCAGGTGATCATGTGGTGGCTGCGTCAACTATTTATGGTGGGACCTTCAACCTCTTGAAAGAAACCCTTCCTCGTTATGGAATTACAACAACCTTTGTGGATGTGGATAATTTGGAGGAAGTAGAAGCAGCTATCAATGACAATACCAAGCTTGTCTTGATTGAAACCTTGGGGAATCCCTTGATTAACATTCCTGACTTGGAAAAATTGGCTGAGATTGCGCATAAACACCAGATTCCTCTCGTTTCTGACAATACTTTTGCCACACCATATTTGATTAACGTCTTCTCTCACGGTGTAGATATTGCCATTCACTCTGCAACTAAATTTATCGGTGGGCATGGTACGACCATTGGAGGAGTTATTGTCGATAGCGGTCGTTTTGACTGGGCAGCTTCAGGGAAGTTCCCACAATTTGTTGAGGAAGACCCAAGTTACCACAACTTGAGCTATACTCGGGATGTGGGTGCAGCAGCCTTTATTATCGCTGTTCGTGTTCAATTGCTTCGTGATACAGGTGCTGCCTTGTCACCATTTAATGCCTTTCTCTTGCTCCAAGGGCTTGAAACTCTCTCTCTTCGTGTTGAACGTCACGTGCAAAATGCAGAGAAAATTGTTGATTTCCTTGTAAATCATCCTAAGGTAGAGAAGGTAAATTATCCAAAACTAGCTGACAGTCCATATCATGCCTTGGCTGAGAAGTATTTGCCAAAAGGTGTTGGTTCAATCTTTACCTTCCATGTCAAAGGTGGAGAGGCAGAAGCCCGCAAGGTGATTGATAATCTGGAAATCTTCTCTGACCTTGCAAACGTAGCAGATGCAAAATCTCTTGTTGTCCATCCTGCGACAACTACTCACGGTCAGTTGTCAGAAAAAGACCTAGAAGCAGCAGGTGTCACACCAAACCAAATCCGCTTGTCTATCGGTCTTGAAAATGTAGAGGATTTGATTGAAGACTTGCGTTTGGCCTTGGAAAAAATTTAA